A DNA window from Bradyrhizobium sp. CCBAU 53421 contains the following coding sequences:
- a CDS encoding DUF5413 family protein, which produces MKRYLIFAAVGPFIGGFLLLLMTTYQSGYWTETNGGEVAKLLVVFVKSLQYNYLFGIVPSLMFGAIDDILMHMRRVTPTVRMLIVGAVAFVGAALTYASHGSESGPVQFILYGLVGFIPGVITSWLAHRYAEELHAPAQHASQH; this is translated from the coding sequence ATGAAACGCTATCTGATCTTCGCAGCCGTCGGGCCGTTCATCGGCGGCTTCCTGCTGCTGCTCATGACCACCTATCAGTCCGGCTACTGGACCGAGACCAATGGCGGCGAAGTGGCGAAGCTGCTCGTCGTGTTCGTGAAGTCGCTGCAATACAATTATCTGTTCGGCATCGTGCCGTCGCTGATGTTCGGCGCGATCGACGACATTCTGATGCATATGCGGCGGGTCACGCCGACGGTGCGGATGCTGATCGTCGGCGCCGTGGCGTTCGTCGGCGCGGCGCTGACCTACGCCTCGCACGGCTCCGAAAGCGGCCCGGTGCAGTTCATCCTCTACGGGCTGGTCGGCTTCATCCCGGGCGTGATCACGTCCTGGCTGGCGCATCGATATGCCGAGGAGTTGCACGCGCCGGCGCAGCATGCATCCCAGCATTAG
- a CDS encoding adenylosuccinate synthase has translation MANVVVVGAQWGDEGKGKIVDWLSEQADIVVRFQGGHNAGHTLVINGETYKLALLPSGVLRPNKLAVIGNGVVFDPQAFLDEVAKLKGQGVAVGPDNLRIAENVTLILPLHRELDALRESSNAITSIGTTRRGIGPAYEDKVGRRAIRLMDLADLDTLPHKIERLLAHHNALRRGLNLAEIDGKGILTELSALAPKLLPYAETVWRLLDLKRREGKRILFEGAQGALLDVDHGTYPYVTSSNTVAAQAATGTGLGPGAVGYVLGICKAYTTRVGQGPFPTELNDEIGEEIGRRGKEFGVNTGRKRRVGWFDAMLVRQTVRTCGIAGLALTKLDILDGFDSIKVCIGYKLDGKEIDHLPAGEGAQARIEPIYEVIEGWKQPTANARSWADLPAQAIKYVRRVEELVGCPVTLLSTSPEREDTILVQNPFEA, from the coding sequence ATGGCCAATGTTGTCGTCGTCGGCGCCCAATGGGGTGACGAGGGGAAGGGCAAGATCGTCGACTGGCTGTCGGAACAGGCCGACATCGTCGTGCGCTTCCAGGGCGGCCACAATGCCGGCCATACGCTCGTGATCAATGGCGAGACCTACAAGCTGGCGCTGCTGCCCTCCGGCGTGCTGCGCCCGAACAAGCTCGCGGTGATCGGCAATGGCGTGGTGTTCGATCCGCAGGCCTTCCTCGACGAGGTCGCCAAGCTGAAGGGCCAGGGCGTTGCCGTCGGACCGGACAATCTGCGGATCGCCGAGAACGTCACGCTGATCCTGCCGCTGCATCGCGAGCTCGACGCCCTGCGCGAATCCTCCAACGCCATCACCTCGATCGGAACCACCCGGCGCGGCATCGGCCCGGCCTATGAGGACAAGGTCGGTCGCCGGGCGATCCGCCTGATGGATCTCGCCGATCTCGATACTCTGCCGCACAAGATCGAACGCCTGCTGGCGCACCACAATGCGCTGCGCCGCGGCCTCAACCTCGCGGAGATCGACGGCAAGGGCATCCTGACCGAGCTCTCGGCGCTGGCGCCGAAGCTTTTGCCGTATGCCGAGACGGTGTGGCGGCTGCTCGACCTCAAGCGCCGCGAGGGCAAACGCATCCTGTTCGAGGGCGCGCAGGGCGCGCTGCTCGACGTCGATCACGGCACCTACCCCTATGTGACGTCGTCCAACACGGTGGCGGCGCAGGCCGCGACCGGCACCGGCCTCGGGCCGGGTGCGGTCGGCTATGTGCTCGGCATCTGCAAGGCCTACACCACCCGGGTCGGCCAGGGACCGTTCCCGACCGAGCTGAACGACGAGATCGGCGAGGAAATCGGCCGCCGCGGCAAGGAATTCGGCGTCAACACCGGGCGCAAGCGCCGGGTCGGCTGGTTCGACGCGATGCTGGTGCGACAGACTGTCCGCACCTGCGGAATTGCCGGGCTGGCGCTGACCAAGCTCGATATTCTCGACGGGTTCGACAGCATCAAGGTCTGCATCGGCTACAAGCTCGACGGCAAGGAAATCGATCATCTGCCGGCGGGCGAGGGCGCGCAGGCCCGCATCGAGCCGATCTATGAGGTCATCGAGGGCTGGAAGCAGCCGACCGCCAATGCGCGGTCCTGGGCGGACCTGCCGGCTCAGGCCATCAAGTATGTCCGCCGGGTCGAGGAACTGGTGGGGTGCCCGGTCACCCTGCTTTCCACCAGTCCGGAACGTGAAGATACTATTCTGGTACAGAATCCGTTCGAGGCTTAA
- the ybaK gene encoding Cys-tRNA(Pro) deacylase, whose product MPNSTQATMALRKLGIAFRLHTYVYDSSAESIGLQAAEALGVDPNRMLKTLMAEVDGKPVCAVVPSDCEVSMKKLAAALGGKSARMMRPADAERLTGYHVGGISPFGQKKKVPTAIDETALTHVTVFVNGGQRGLQIEIDPNDAALAAGATMKALVATQD is encoded by the coding sequence ATGCCCAATTCGACACAAGCAACGATGGCGCTGCGCAAGCTCGGCATTGCCTTCAGGCTCCACACCTATGTCTACGATTCCAGCGCCGAGAGCATCGGGCTGCAGGCGGCGGAGGCGCTCGGCGTCGATCCGAACCGCATGCTGAAGACGCTGATGGCGGAGGTCGACGGCAAGCCGGTCTGCGCCGTGGTGCCGTCCGACTGCGAGGTCAGCATGAAGAAGCTTGCCGCAGCCCTCGGCGGCAAGTCGGCCAGGATGATGCGCCCGGCCGATGCCGAGCGGCTGACCGGCTACCATGTCGGCGGCATCAGCCCGTTCGGCCAGAAAAAGAAGGTGCCGACCGCGATCGACGAGACCGCGCTCACCCATGTCACCGTGTTCGTCAATGGCGGCCAGCGCGGCCTGCAGATCGAGATCGATCCGAACGACGCCGCGCTCGCCGCCGGCGCCACGATGAAGGCGCTGGTGGCGACTCAGGATTAG